The DNA region TCCGCTGCGGCCCCGCACCGCGCACCTGAGACGGCCGCGGCAGGCGCTCACCGCGCCCGTCGCGGCCGTTCCGCGTCCCGGGGAGGCCGTTGCGCGTCCCGGGGGCGCGGCCTCAGAGCCCGAGCTGCTTCGTCTCGTGCAGCCGCGCGATCGCGTCCTTGTCGCCCTCCAGCTCCACCTCCGCCGCCTCCTGGCGGCCGAAGGCGAACATCAGGAGCTCGCCCGGCTCACCCGTCGCCGTCACCACGGGCGCGCCGCGGTGGGCCACCGCCGTCTGGCCGTCGGGGCGGCGAAGCACCAGACCCACCGGGGCCTTGCGGCCGACGACACGGGCCATCCGCTCCAGGCGGGACCACAGGGCCTCGGCGAAGACGGGGTCGAGCTCGCGCGGCGTCCAGTCGGGCTGCGCGCGCCGCACGTCCTCGGCGTGGACGTAGAACTCCACGGCGTTCGAGGCCTCGTCGACCTGCTTCAGGTTGAACGGCGAGAACCGCGGCGGCCCCGTACGGATCAGCTGGATCAGCTCCTCGTACGGCTTCGCGGCGAACTCCGCCTGCACCCGCTCCAGGCGCGAGGCGAGCTGCTTGATCAGGATTCCGCCCGCGGCGTCCGCGCGCCGCTCGCGCACCACCACGTGGGCCGCGAGATCCCGGGTGGTCCAGCCGTCACAGAGGGTCGGGGCGTCCGGTCCCGCCGCCTCCAACAGGTCGGCGAGGAGGAGCCGTTCACGCTTGGCATGGGTCGACATGGAGCCAGCCTACGACCGGGTGCCCGGTCCGGACAGTGGACGTCCGCCGGGTGAGCGCCGCGCGGGCGGCACAATGGCCCCATGACCGCATCGCCGCAGCCCAGCAGCCTCGACCCGGAGATCGCCGCGCGCCTCAAGCGCAGCGCCGACGGCCTGGTCCCCGCCATCGCCCAGCAGTACGACACCGGTGAGGTGCTGATGCTCGGCTGGATGGACGACGAGGCGCTGCACCGCACCCTGACGACGGGCCGCTGCACGTACTGGTCCCGCAGCCGCCAGGAGTACTGGGTCAAGGGCGACACCTCCGGCCACTTCCAGCACGTCAAGTCCGTCGCCCTCGACTGCGACGCGGACACCGTCCTCGTCCGGGTCGACCAGGTCGGCGCCGCCTGCCACACCGGCACCCGCACCTGCTTCGACACCGACGTGCTCGCCGTGGCCGACGCCCCGGCGCCGGGTCAGTAGGGTCTTGACCCATGGATCTGGAGACCTTCCGCAAGCTCGCGACCGACCGCCGGGTGATCCCCGTCAGCCGCCGACTCCTCGCGGACGGGGACACACCGGTCGGGCTCTACCGCAAGCTCGCCGCCGAGCGCCCCGGGACGTTCCTCCTGGAGTCCGCGGAGAACGGCCGCTCGTGGTCCCGGTACTCCTTCGTCGGCGTCCGCAGCGCCGCCACCCTGACGGTCCGCGACGAGCGGGCCCACTGGCTCGGCACCCCGCCCGTCGGCGTGCCCACCACCGGCGACCCGCTGGACGCCCTGCGCGCCACCGTCGAGGCCCTGCACACCCCGCGCGACCTCACCGGCGCCGAGGGCCTGCCCCCCTTCACCGGCGGCATGGTCGGCTACCTCGGCTACGACATCGTGCGCCGCCTGGAGAAGATCGGCCCGGGGGAGCGGGACGACCTGAAGCTCCCCGAGCTGACCATGCTGCTCACCAGCGACCTCGCCGTCCTCGACCACTGGGACGGCTCGGTCCTGCTCATCGCCAACGCGATCAACCACAACGACCTCGACACCGGCGTCGACGAGGCGTACGCCGACGCGCTCGCCCGCCTCGACGCCATGCAGGCCGACCTCTCCCGGCCGCTCTCCCAGCCCCCGGCCGCGCTCCCGCCCTCCGAACTGCCCGAGTACACCGCGCTGTGGGGCGGCGAGCAGTACCAGGAAGCCGTGGAGGACATCAAGGAGCGCATCCGCGCGGGCGAGGCCTTCCAGGTCGTGCCCTCGCAGCGCTTCGAAACCCCGTGCGAGGCCGGCGCGTTGGACGTCTACCGCGTCCTGCGGGCCACCAACCCGTCCCCGTACATGTACCTGTTCCGCTTCGACGGGTTCGACGTCGTCGGCTCCTCGCCGGAGGCGCTCGTCAAGGTCGAGGACGGGCGGGCCATGGTGCACCCCATCGCCGGGACCCGGCCGCGCGGCGCGACCCCGCAGCAGGACCAGGCGCTCGCCGAGGAACTCCTCGCCGACCCCAAGGAGCGCGCCGAGCACCTGATGCTCGTCGACCTGGGCCGCAACGACCTGGGCCGGGTCTGCACGCCCGGCTCCGTCGAGGTCGTGGACTTCATGTCCATCGAGAAGTACTCCCACGTCATGCACATCGTCTCCACGGTCACCGGCCGCGTCGCCGAGGGCCGCACCGCCTTCGACGTGCTCACCGCCTGCTTCCCCGCGGGCACCCTCTCCGGCGCCCCCAAGCCCCGCGCCATGCAGATCATCGACGAACTGGAGCCGTCCCGGCGCGGCCTGTACGGCGGCTGCGTCGGCTACCTGGACTTCGCGGGCGACTCCGACACCGCCATCGCCATCCGCACCGCGCTCCTGCGCGACGGCACCGCGTACGTGCAGGCCGGAGCCGGGGTCGTGGCCGACTCCGACCCCGTCGCCGAGGACACCGAGTGCCGCAACAAGGCCGCCGCCGTGCTGCGCGCCATCCACACCGCGAACCGGCTGCACGGCGCCGGGAGCCGTGAGGGATAGTGGACGGGTGACTTCTGCAGTGCCAACATCCCGTACCGACGGCGTGTCGCCCGCTTCCGACGGGGCGCCACGGGTGGCCGCCGACCCCGCACCCCGCGGCGGCCGGCGCAGCCTCGCCGCCGCCCTGCTGCTCGGCGCCGCCGGGGCCGCCCTCGCGCTGCTCGCGTCCCGGCAGTCCTGGGCGCACGGCACGACGGCCGTGGCAGGCGGCGACTTCCCGCTGACGGCCAAGGGCAGCGACGTCACAGGCGTGCCCGCGGCCCTCGCCATAGTGGGCCTGGCCGCGCTCGTCGCCGTCTTCGCCGTGCGCCGCACCGGGCGCCTGCTCGTGTCCCTGCTCCTCGCGCTCAGCGGCGTCGGCATCGTCGTGGCCGCGCTGCTCGGCGCGAACGACCGCGACGCCCTGGACGAGAAGGCCGCCGAGACCTCCGGCGACGCCGCCTCCCAGATCGCCGGGCTCAGCCACACCGGCTGGCCGTATGCGGCCGTCGCCGCGGGCGCCCTGATCCTCGTCGCCGGACTGCTCGCCCTCTTCCGCGGCCGCAACTGGCCCGCGATGTCGGGACGTTACGAACGCGACGGCTCCCCGCGCCCCCGCGCACCCCGCCGCGCCCCCGACCCGGACCGGCCCGAGGAACTGTGGAAGGCCATCGACCGCGGCGAGGACCCGACCCGCGAGGCCTAGGTCCCGGCCCACGAGGCCCGGGACCCGCCCGGAGGACCGGGCTCGACGGCCGGGCCCACCGGACCCGGCCCGGCCCGGGACCCCGCGCTCAAGGCATACGCGCCGGTACGGGACAATGGAGCCGAGCGTCCGACTCACGGGGGCGCGGGACCGGCGATCCGCCCGGACCGGCGCCCACCCCACACGCATAGCTACGAGGAGCAAGTCATGGCGGGCAGCAGCCACGGACACGGTCACACCCCGGCCGCATGGACCGGCGTCATCATCGCCTTCATCGGTTTCTGTGTCGCGGGCGCCTTCATGGTGATGGACAACCCGCTCGGCTTCTGGGCCGGCATGGCCCTCACCCTCGTCGGCGGCATCGTGGGCGGCGCCATGCGCCTCGCGGGCCTCGGCCAGAAGCCGCAGCGGGCGCCGCGGGTGGCGAGCTCCGAGAGCTGACCGCGACAGCGGGCACACACACGCCTCAGGGGGCCAGAACACGTTCTGGCCCCCTGAGGCGTACCCGGCACCGGCCGGACCACTTCGCCCCTCCGTCGGCGTACCACCCGGGCGCGCGGGCCCCGCACGGGAGACAATGCCGAGGTGACCCCAGAACCGCAGACCACCGCGCCCACGGGCCCGGCCGGAGCGCTCAGGCGCCTGGCCGTGCCGCTCGGCCTGCTCGGCTCGGTCACCGCGGCCTTCGCGTACGTCGCCACAGTCGACCCGAACGAACCGGGCCACTACCCGCCCTGCCCGCTCCTGCACTACACGGGCATCTTCTGCCCGGGCTGCGGCGGCCTGCGCAGCGCCCACGCCTTCGCGCACGGCGACCTGCCGACGGCCATCGGCGCCAACGCGCTGGCCGTCGTGGGCTTCGCCCTGTTCGCGGTGGTGTGGGCCCTGTGGGCGCTGCGGACGGCCCGTGGCAGACCGCTGCGGCTCGAACTGGGCCGTGCCCAGCTGTGGGGCGTCGGCATCGTCGTCGCCCTGTTCACCCTCGTACGGAACCTGCCGTTCGGCGGCGCGCTGCATCCCTAGGGGCACCTCCGGGGGCCCGGCCGACGCGTCCTAGCACTCCGCCGCACGCCTGACAAATGTCCAGGTCGTGGGACCCACGTCAACCGGATGCGGGTCCTTCGCCCTCCTGCGGATACCATCGCAGTGACCATGGGAAAGCCCGTCGAGGGCCGACCGAGGGGCAGTGTTCTGCTGCAACACCGCTCTGAAACTGCTTGAACGTAGATTCAACCGTCCTGGAAGGGGGCCGCTCGCGTGAGTGTGCTCGACGAGATCATCGACGGAGTCCGTGCCGACCTCGCAGAGCGGCAGGCGCGCGTCAGCCTCGACGAGCTCAAGGACCGCGCCGCGAAGGCCCCCGCCGCCAAGGACGGGGTGGCCGCCCTGCGCGGCGACGGCGTCAAGGTCATCTGCGAGGTCAAGCGCTCCAGCCCGTCCAAGGGCGCGCTCGCCGCGATCGCCGACCCCGCGGGGCTCGCCGCCGACTACGAGGCCGGTGGCGCCGCCGCCATCTCCGTGCTCACCGAGGAGCGCCGCTTCGGCGGCTCGCTCGCCGACCTGGAGGCCGTGCGCGCCAAGGTCGACATCCCGGTGCTCCGCAAGGACTTCATCGTCACGTCGTACCAGCTGTGGGAGGCCCGGGCGTACGGCGCCGACCTCGCCCTGCTGATCGTCGCCGCCCTCGACCAGCCTGCCCTCGAGTCGCTGATCGAGCGCGCCGAGTCCATCGGCCTCACCCCGATCGTGGAGGTCCACGACGAGGACGAGGCCGAGCGGGCCGTCGACGCGGGCGCGAAGGTCATCGGCGTCAACGCGCGCGACCTGAAGACCCTCAAGGTCGACCGCGACACCTTCGAGCGGGTCGCGCCCGAGCTGCCCGACTCCGTCGTGAAGATCGCCGAGTCCGGGGTGCGCGGGCCGCACGACCTCATCGCCTACGCCAACGCCGGCGCCGACGCGGTGCTCGTCGGCGAGTCCCTCGTCACCGGCCGGGACCCGCGGGGCGCCGTGTCCGACCTCGTCGCCGCCGGGGCCCACCCGGCCCTGCGGCACGGCAGGAGCTGACCCGCACCGATGTCCGCCCACCTCTTCGCCGCCGCCGACCGCCCGGGCTCGCGCCCGGACGGCGGCCGCGTGTGCGTGCGGTCGGCTGCGCCCGTGGCCCCCTCGGTCCCGCCGGGGCCCGCGGGCCTCTCGGGTGCCCGTGACCCGTACGCCCGGCTTGCCCGTGGCTGTCGGCCGCGGGGGTGCAGGGCGCCCGCGCGGCGCGTGCACGGGCGCCGGGTCCGGTACGTCATCGGGGACGAGCCCGGGCAGGTCAACGGCATGCGATGGCGCCCGCGCGACGCGCGCCTGCGCCTTTGCCTGCGGCATCGCTAGCGGGGAGTTCGGTACCGCCGGGACTCGCCGGTGGGGGTTGCTCGCCGTGGCGGCGGATTCTTTCCTTCCCCAACCCCGCCCCTTCCCGAACCCGGGGGCTCCGCCCCCGGACCCCCGGGTGGGTGGGAGAACCCGGCCCCCGGGTGGGTGGGAGAACCTGCACCTGCGGGGTGGGCCCGTTCCCGCACCCGGGTCCCACAGTTACGGG from Streptomyces flavofungini includes:
- the hisI gene encoding phosphoribosyl-AMP cyclohydrolase, producing MTASPQPSSLDPEIAARLKRSADGLVPAIAQQYDTGEVLMLGWMDDEALHRTLTTGRCTYWSRSRQEYWVKGDTSGHFQHVKSVALDCDADTVLVRVDQVGAACHTGTRTCFDTDVLAVADAPAPGQ
- a CDS encoding TIGR03085 family metal-binding protein, giving the protein MSTHAKRERLLLADLLEAAGPDAPTLCDGWTTRDLAAHVVVRERRADAAGGILIKQLASRLERVQAEFAAKPYEELIQLIRTGPPRFSPFNLKQVDEASNAVEFYVHAEDVRRAQPDWTPRELDPVFAEALWSRLERMARVVGRKAPVGLVLRRPDGQTAVAHRGAPVVTATGEPGELLMFAFGRQEAAEVELEGDKDAIARLHETKQLGL
- a CDS encoding HGxxPAAW family protein, with protein sequence MAGSSHGHGHTPAAWTGVIIAFIGFCVAGAFMVMDNPLGFWAGMALTLVGGIVGGAMRLAGLGQKPQRAPRVASSES
- the trpM gene encoding tryptophan biosynthesis modulator TrpM, whose amino-acid sequence is MAPSVPPGPAGLSGARDPYARLARGCRPRGCRAPARRVHGRRVRYVIGDEPGQVNGMRWRPRDARLRLCLRHR
- the trpC gene encoding indole-3-glycerol phosphate synthase TrpC, with amino-acid sequence MSVLDEIIDGVRADLAERQARVSLDELKDRAAKAPAAKDGVAALRGDGVKVICEVKRSSPSKGALAAIADPAGLAADYEAGGAAAISVLTEERRFGGSLADLEAVRAKVDIPVLRKDFIVTSYQLWEARAYGADLALLIVAALDQPALESLIERAESIGLTPIVEVHDEDEAERAVDAGAKVIGVNARDLKTLKVDRDTFERVAPELPDSVVKIAESGVRGPHDLIAYANAGADAVLVGESLVTGRDPRGAVSDLVAAGAHPALRHGRS
- a CDS encoding DUF2752 domain-containing protein, with the protein product MTPEPQTTAPTGPAGALRRLAVPLGLLGSVTAAFAYVATVDPNEPGHYPPCPLLHYTGIFCPGCGGLRSAHAFAHGDLPTAIGANALAVVGFALFAVVWALWALRTARGRPLRLELGRAQLWGVGIVVALFTLVRNLPFGGALHP
- a CDS encoding TIGR02234 family membrane protein, with amino-acid sequence MTSAVPTSRTDGVSPASDGAPRVAADPAPRGGRRSLAAALLLGAAGAALALLASRQSWAHGTTAVAGGDFPLTAKGSDVTGVPAALAIVGLAALVAVFAVRRTGRLLVSLLLALSGVGIVVAALLGANDRDALDEKAAETSGDAASQIAGLSHTGWPYAAVAAGALILVAGLLALFRGRNWPAMSGRYERDGSPRPRAPRRAPDPDRPEELWKAIDRGEDPTREA
- a CDS encoding anthranilate synthase component I — its product is MDLETFRKLATDRRVIPVSRRLLADGDTPVGLYRKLAAERPGTFLLESAENGRSWSRYSFVGVRSAATLTVRDERAHWLGTPPVGVPTTGDPLDALRATVEALHTPRDLTGAEGLPPFTGGMVGYLGYDIVRRLEKIGPGERDDLKLPELTMLLTSDLAVLDHWDGSVLLIANAINHNDLDTGVDEAYADALARLDAMQADLSRPLSQPPAALPPSELPEYTALWGGEQYQEAVEDIKERIRAGEAFQVVPSQRFETPCEAGALDVYRVLRATNPSPYMYLFRFDGFDVVGSSPEALVKVEDGRAMVHPIAGTRPRGATPQQDQALAEELLADPKERAEHLMLVDLGRNDLGRVCTPGSVEVVDFMSIEKYSHVMHIVSTVTGRVAEGRTAFDVLTACFPAGTLSGAPKPRAMQIIDELEPSRRGLYGGCVGYLDFAGDSDTAIAIRTALLRDGTAYVQAGAGVVADSDPVAEDTECRNKAAAVLRAIHTANRLHGAGSREG